In Tautonia rosea, one DNA window encodes the following:
- a CDS encoding TolC family protein yields the protein MRRRWSAGMGTALLASGFGWGCALPGTTPDYAEVARNLHNAAIRPPHAIGPDDPMAIALDPNPAPPELAGPRPVDDYIARALAENRAVQAAYFNVKALGHRIPQVTSLEDPVVSNTVYPSGSNGLQTATGFVPWNVLVAQQFPWFGTLALRGEAAEKDVQVAIAELATAQLDVVEAVKRAYADLYANEQSARILEQNRELVEDFIAIARIQYESGQTSQQDVLSAEVALADLDREFVGIRQGIESARADLAELMHITPEAPLQTTLVPPAGDVPGQIDRLYRLAVASRPELKGRLAAVARDAVAVELAKKRSAPNVTLGFNYGLVSEEDSVSPVANGNDNIGLFVGFNLPIYRRKIDGAILEAQARAVADAKLYDAERDGIYRELKDLLSRAQAQRETLDLFQESILPRARDALDIAVTDYQAGRVDFLTLISAWREVLQIELQVARFEAELGKSLASLERAVGIQLRDHPLDQASMDVSDARPTDEVPPPPPPIGGPFSEEEAEGGS from the coding sequence ATGAGACGACGCTGGTCTGCCGGGATGGGAACTGCCCTGCTGGCAAGCGGGTTTGGATGGGGATGCGCCCTGCCAGGGACAACACCGGACTATGCCGAGGTCGCCAGGAACCTGCACAACGCCGCGATCCGGCCTCCGCACGCGATCGGCCCGGACGACCCGATGGCCATCGCACTTGACCCCAACCCGGCCCCTCCCGAGCTGGCCGGGCCCCGGCCGGTCGACGACTACATCGCCCGCGCTTTGGCTGAGAACCGGGCGGTTCAGGCGGCTTACTTCAACGTGAAGGCGTTGGGACACCGTATCCCACAGGTCACGTCGCTGGAGGACCCGGTCGTCTCGAACACCGTCTATCCGTCTGGCAGCAACGGTCTGCAAACCGCCACCGGATTTGTGCCCTGGAACGTGCTGGTTGCCCAGCAGTTCCCCTGGTTTGGGACCCTGGCCCTGCGAGGAGAGGCGGCGGAGAAGGATGTGCAGGTGGCCATCGCTGAGCTGGCAACGGCGCAGCTCGACGTGGTTGAGGCCGTCAAGCGGGCCTATGCCGACCTCTATGCGAATGAACAATCAGCTCGGATCCTGGAGCAGAACCGGGAGCTGGTCGAGGACTTCATCGCCATCGCCCGCATTCAGTATGAGAGCGGCCAGACGAGCCAGCAGGACGTGCTTAGCGCCGAGGTGGCCCTTGCCGACCTCGACCGCGAGTTCGTCGGCATTCGCCAGGGGATCGAATCGGCCCGCGCCGACCTGGCCGAGCTGATGCACATCACCCCTGAGGCTCCCTTGCAGACCACACTGGTTCCTCCGGCCGGCGATGTCCCCGGTCAGATCGACCGGCTCTATCGGTTGGCCGTTGCCTCTCGTCCCGAGCTGAAGGGCCGGCTCGCGGCCGTCGCCCGAGACGCGGTGGCCGTGGAGCTGGCGAAGAAGCGGTCGGCCCCGAACGTGACGCTTGGCTTCAACTACGGGCTCGTGTCGGAGGAGGACTCGGTCTCCCCAGTCGCCAACGGCAACGACAACATCGGCCTCTTCGTCGGTTTCAACCTGCCGATCTACCGCCGGAAGATCGACGGGGCGATCCTTGAGGCCCAGGCCCGAGCCGTGGCCGACGCCAAGCTCTATGACGCTGAGCGCGACGGCATCTACCGCGAGCTGAAGGACCTGCTCTCGCGGGCCCAAGCCCAGCGCGAGACGCTCGACCTCTTCCAGGAGAGCATCCTGCCGCGAGCCCGGGACGCGCTGGATATCGCCGTGACCGACTATCAGGCCGGCCGCGTCGACTTCCTGACCTTGATCAGCGCCTGGCGCGAGGTCCTCCAGATCGAGCTGCAAGTCGCTCGCTTCGAGGCCGAGCTGGGCAAGAGCCTTGCCTCGCTCGAGCGAGCCGTCGGGATCCAGCTCCGGGATCATCCCCTCGATCAGGCGTCGATGGACGTCTCCGATGCCAGACCAACCGACGAGGTTCCCCCCCCTCCGCCGCCGATCGGCGGCCCATTCTCCGAGGAGGAGGCCGAGGGCGGTTCGTGA
- a CDS encoding efflux RND transporter periplasmic adaptor subunit yields the protein MSDHVSRPEPSADHAARTTTTSVPSSPSQPQIQSQRSGWATRMAGALVTTVAVLAALGIGIGIGRFLLAPEGTGDGPTATTSAGGTATAWTCSMHPQIRQPNPGDCPLCGMDLIPSSNEGGEEAEGLREVSISREARELLDLKVEPVARRYVTATVRMVGKVDYDETRLGYITAWVPGRLDRLFVDYTGVEVQEGDHLVSIYSPELYSAQAELIRARQATEQRRTSSGVLGAERLLESAREKLRLWGLTEPQIQEIEAQQEPSDHLTIYAPMSGIVIQKNLQEGAYVDTGTRIYTISDLSLLWVKLDAYESDLPWLRYGQEVEFTTEAYPGEIFTGTIAFIDPVLNAETRTVKVRVNVPNPSGKLKPDMFIRAIVRAQVATAGRVMDSALVGKWICRMHPGVVKETANDCDVCGMPLVRTETLGYVSAAAAADESAEPLVVPASAVLKTGTRAVVYVERPDADRPTYEGREIVLGPRAGDSYIVRAGLEEGERVVTQGNFKLDSALQIAAKPSMMNPEGAMADAGSDGSGDRPALPPSVAGQLGRVLSAAGEAAAAMDSGDRQAIRAALQAVEQAVAGVDAEKLDGHAALLWKELAMRLRNDAVEGRWAASDRRIRDAVGQLMTDIGRLRDRFGVTDDPGTLLANGPFDVSNTFREQLTGLWDAYQNAQQALAGDDPDRARSAVDQAEEALSAIDMTLLEGEAHDAWMTARGELLSAIEHLQEASELETLRSGFKSWSETMPPVVSSFGLPESVGPISQHFCSMAFDNKGAAWLQADGAVRNPYFGATMLTCATDTSLIWDGPPADTDPVRPRPVEVPPAFRDQLKALWNAYLQAQETLASDDPARAGEAAVALERALAGIDASAIDGEAREIWDREQANLRTAIDRMTSAAGIEPMRAGFALLSEEMPVILETFAPEIGGDVYRMHCPMAFDGRGAAWLQAGEQPRNPYYGATMLRCVDEVQRVALGESARDSGEEHDHD from the coding sequence ATGTCTGACCACGTCTCCAGACCCGAGCCCTCGGCCGATCACGCCGCTCGGACCACGACCACGTCCGTGCCGTCGAGCCCTTCGCAGCCTCAGATTCAATCCCAACGGTCAGGCTGGGCCACCCGGATGGCCGGTGCTCTGGTGACGACCGTCGCCGTACTGGCGGCCCTCGGCATCGGCATCGGCATCGGCCGTTTCCTCCTGGCTCCCGAGGGAACTGGCGACGGACCGACCGCGACGACGTCGGCAGGAGGAACGGCGACGGCCTGGACCTGCTCAATGCACCCTCAGATCCGACAGCCGAACCCCGGCGACTGTCCCCTCTGTGGCATGGACTTGATCCCCTCCTCAAACGAAGGTGGCGAGGAGGCCGAGGGCCTCCGCGAAGTCTCCATCAGCCGAGAAGCCCGAGAGCTGCTCGACCTGAAGGTCGAGCCCGTCGCTCGCCGGTACGTGACGGCGACCGTCCGCATGGTCGGCAAGGTCGATTACGACGAGACCCGGCTCGGCTACATCACTGCCTGGGTCCCCGGCCGGCTCGATCGGTTGTTCGTCGACTACACCGGGGTTGAGGTTCAGGAAGGGGACCATCTGGTCTCCATTTACAGCCCAGAGCTGTACTCCGCCCAGGCCGAGCTGATCCGGGCCCGACAGGCCACTGAGCAGCGCCGCACGTCATCGGGCGTGCTTGGGGCCGAGCGGCTGCTCGAGTCGGCCCGCGAGAAGCTCCGCCTCTGGGGCCTGACCGAGCCGCAGATCCAGGAGATCGAGGCCCAGCAGGAGCCCTCAGACCACCTGACGATCTACGCGCCGATGTCCGGCATCGTCATTCAGAAGAACCTCCAGGAAGGGGCCTACGTCGACACGGGCACCCGCATCTACACAATCTCCGACCTGTCCCTTCTCTGGGTGAAGCTCGACGCCTACGAATCAGACCTCCCGTGGCTCCGCTACGGACAGGAGGTCGAGTTCACCACCGAGGCCTATCCGGGGGAGATCTTCACCGGCACCATCGCCTTCATCGACCCGGTCCTCAACGCCGAGACCCGCACGGTGAAGGTCAGGGTCAACGTGCCGAACCCAAGCGGTAAGCTCAAGCCCGATATGTTCATCCGAGCCATCGTTCGCGCCCAGGTGGCAACGGCCGGGCGGGTGATGGACTCGGCTCTGGTGGGCAAGTGGATCTGCCGGATGCATCCGGGTGTGGTGAAGGAGACCGCCAACGACTGCGACGTCTGCGGCATGCCCCTGGTCCGGACCGAGACGCTCGGCTACGTCTCGGCCGCGGCCGCGGCCGACGAGTCGGCCGAGCCTCTTGTGGTCCCCGCCTCGGCCGTTCTGAAAACCGGCACCCGGGCGGTCGTCTACGTCGAGCGGCCCGACGCCGACAGGCCAACCTACGAGGGCCGCGAGATCGTCCTCGGCCCCCGAGCCGGCGACTCCTACATCGTCCGGGCCGGCCTGGAGGAAGGAGAGCGAGTCGTCACTCAGGGGAACTTCAAGCTCGACAGCGCCCTTCAAATCGCCGCGAAGCCAAGCATGATGAACCCCGAAGGAGCGATGGCCGATGCCGGCTCGGACGGCTCTGGGGATCGGCCGGCGCTGCCCCCCTCCGTCGCCGGGCAGCTCGGCCGGGTCCTCTCGGCCGCTGGTGAGGCCGCCGCCGCAATGGACTCCGGCGACCGCCAGGCGATCCGAGCCGCCCTGCAAGCCGTCGAGCAGGCGGTTGCCGGGGTCGATGCCGAAAAACTCGATGGGCACGCCGCCTTGCTCTGGAAAGAACTGGCAATGCGCCTCCGCAACGACGCCGTCGAGGGCCGTTGGGCCGCCAGCGACCGCCGGATTCGAGACGCCGTCGGGCAATTGATGACCGACATCGGGCGCCTCCGCGACCGCTTCGGCGTGACCGACGACCCCGGCACGCTGCTGGCCAACGGCCCGTTCGATGTCTCCAACACCTTCCGGGAGCAGCTTACCGGCCTCTGGGACGCTTACCAGAACGCCCAGCAAGCCCTGGCCGGCGACGATCCCGACCGCGCCCGATCGGCGGTCGATCAGGCCGAAGAGGCCCTCTCGGCAATCGACATGACCTTGCTGGAGGGGGAAGCGCACGACGCCTGGATGACCGCCCGAGGCGAGCTGCTCTCGGCAATCGAGCACCTCCAGGAGGCCAGCGAACTTGAGACGCTCCGATCGGGCTTCAAGTCGTGGTCCGAAACCATGCCGCCCGTCGTCTCGTCCTTCGGGTTGCCGGAATCCGTTGGGCCGATCTCTCAGCACTTCTGCTCAATGGCCTTCGACAACAAAGGTGCCGCCTGGCTCCAGGCCGATGGAGCGGTGCGGAATCCTTACTTCGGCGCGACGATGTTGACCTGCGCCACCGACACCTCCTTGATCTGGGACGGCCCTCCGGCCGACACCGATCCGGTCCGCCCCCGGCCGGTCGAGGTGCCCCCCGCGTTCCGAGACCAACTGAAGGCGCTTTGGAACGCCTATCTTCAGGCCCAGGAGACCCTGGCTTCAGACGACCCGGCGCGAGCCGGCGAGGCGGCCGTGGCACTCGAACGGGCCTTGGCCGGAATCGATGCCTCGGCGATCGACGGCGAGGCCCGAGAGATCTGGGATCGCGAGCAAGCCAACTTGCGGACGGCCATCGATCGGATGACCAGCGCGGCCGGAATCGAGCCGATGCGGGCCGGCTTCGCCCTCCTGTCCGAGGAGATGCCGGTCATCCTTGAGACCTTCGCCCCTGAGATCGGCGGGGACGTTTACCGGATGCACTGCCCGATGGCCTTCGACGGCCGAGGCGCCGCCTGGCTCCAGGCCGGCGAGCAGCCCCGCAACCCCTACTACGGGGCGACCATGCTC